Proteins encoded within one genomic window of Polaribacter sp. NJDZ03:
- a CDS encoding Zn-dependent alcohol dehydrogenase: MSIQSKSAIAKGDGSFIIDTITISDPKGDEIIVKIKAAGLCHTDHDSLNWGKPIILGHEGAGIIEKIGADITDFKIGDKVILNWATPCMKCFQCQEGNQHICENNSPVTAGGNGYTPGHAHLEGSKWNNQPIERSFNIGTLAEYALVKESACVKLESEMPMPSASIISCGVMTGYGSAVNTAKVTAGSSAVILGTGGVGLNVIQGARISGAAKIIAIDINAERLEMAKQFGATHTILANKNDIGLMKASEEVKKLTEGRGADFAFECTAIPALGAAPLAMIRNAGTAVQVSGIEETINIDMNLFEWDKIYINPLYGKCRPQIDFPKLVNLYDKGDLLLDEMITRTYPLEELQQAFDDMLAGKNAKGVIVF; this comes from the coding sequence ATGAGTATACAATCTAAATCTGCAATTGCAAAAGGGGATGGTTCTTTTATTATTGACACGATAACAATCTCAGACCCAAAAGGGGATGAGATTATTGTAAAAATAAAAGCTGCTGGTTTATGTCACACAGATCACGATTCTTTAAACTGGGGAAAACCAATTATTTTAGGTCATGAAGGTGCAGGAATTATAGAAAAAATTGGCGCCGATATTACCGATTTTAAAATAGGTGACAAAGTTATTTTAAACTGGGCAACACCTTGTATGAAATGTTTTCAATGTCAAGAAGGCAACCAGCATATTTGTGAAAATAATTCACCTGTAACTGCTGGTGGAAATGGTTATACTCCTGGTCATGCACATTTAGAAGGCTCTAAGTGGAATAATCAACCTATAGAACGTTCTTTTAATATTGGTACGTTGGCAGAATATGCTTTGGTAAAAGAATCTGCTTGTGTAAAATTAGAAAGCGAAATGCCAATGCCTTCAGCAAGTATAATTAGTTGTGGAGTAATGACAGGTTACGGTTCTGCTGTAAATACAGCGAAAGTTACTGCCGGAAGTTCTGCCGTAATTTTAGGAACTGGAGGTGTTGGTTTAAACGTAATTCAAGGTGCTAGAATATCTGGAGCAGCAAAAATAATTGCCATTGATATTAATGCTGAACGTTTAGAAATGGCAAAACAATTTGGAGCAACCCATACTATTCTAGCAAATAAAAATGATATTGGATTGATGAAAGCATCAGAAGAAGTAAAGAAGTTAACAGAAGGAAGAGGTGCTGATTTTGCTTTTGAGTGTACTGCTATTCCTGCTTTAGGCGCTGCTCCTTTAGCGATGATCAGAAATGCTGGAACCGCTGTTCAAGTTAGTGGAATTGAAGAAACGATTAATATTGACATGAACCTTTTTGAATGGGATAAAATTTACATCAATCCATTATACGGGAAATGTAGACCACAAATAGATTTTCCGAAATTGGTGAATTTATATGATAAAGGCGATTTATTATTAGACGAAATGATTACCAGAACATATCCTTTAGAAGAATTACAACAGGCTTTTGATGATATGTTAGCGGGTAAAAATGCAAAAGGTGTAATTGTATTTTAA
- a CDS encoding AraC family transcriptional regulator, which yields MQPKFEKVALNNQKSIIAFRYSGDRFYAPWHFHPQHELTFIEKSSGTKFIGDYVGPFEEGELVLVRTNVPHCWKNNSIINTGCSSIVIQWNTGIYAKVPEMESVFKMLKAASKGILFTKENASEVFTLLKELLTLEGTELYLKFQNILVLLSRFEYRELSEKSFIDDLPSEYSSRIRKVHDYVESHYHKKIQLKELADLVNMSEQSFSRFFNKIMGRPFFTFLNQYKINMAKRMLMDTDWSVREICFACGYESVPFFHRQFKKFTNNTPSFYKRKQSK from the coding sequence ATGCAGCCGAAATTTGAAAAAGTAGCTTTAAATAATCAGAAATCTATTATTGCGTTTAGGTATTCTGGAGATCGGTTTTATGCACCTTGGCATTTTCATCCTCAGCATGAGCTTACGTTTATAGAAAAGAGTAGTGGAACCAAATTTATTGGCGATTATGTTGGTCCGTTTGAGGAAGGTGAGTTGGTTTTAGTAAGAACAAATGTGCCGCATTGTTGGAAAAATAATTCGATAATCAATACTGGTTGCTCTTCAATTGTTATTCAATGGAATACGGGTATTTATGCTAAAGTACCGGAAATGGAAAGTGTTTTTAAAATGCTAAAAGCGGCATCGAAAGGTATTTTGTTTACAAAAGAAAATGCTTCTGAAGTGTTTACTTTACTAAAAGAATTATTGACTTTAGAAGGAACGGAATTGTATTTAAAATTTCAAAATATATTGGTATTACTATCTAGGTTTGAATATAGAGAACTCTCAGAAAAAAGTTTTATAGATGATTTGCCTTCAGAATATAGTTCTCGCATTCGAAAAGTACACGATTATGTAGAAAGCCATTATCATAAAAAAATACAATTAAAAGAATTAGCAGATTTAGTAAATATGTCTGAACAGTCTTTTTCTCGTTTTTTTAATAAAATAATGGGAAGGCCTTTTTTTACTTTTTTAAATCAATATAAGATAAATATGGCAAAAAGAATGTTAATGGACACCGATTGGTCTGTAAGAGAAATTTGTTTTGCTTGTGGCTATGAGTCTGTTCCTTTTTTTCATAGACAATTTAAGAAGTTTACAAATAATACACCTTCTTTTTATAAAAGAAAACAGAGTAAATGA
- a CDS encoding cytochrome P450 — protein MKASEFPDAFKDARQKEGVGKMNDQDDPVTMVLRHKEVRKCAHQWQAFQSGGDEVGRIVIPSEVKIRDTRQIPFEVDPPQHKSFRDILDPWFKRPLNEEYSSKITTIIEEIIDESLKSNEVEVVADFALKLQSRALTLLLNIPYSEANLWISWGTHVFRSDDSDLDADKANILYDYIDKQIDLAIETPSESLYSVLLNSEVDGEKMTKEEVKGVLILTFAGGRDTVINAVTNSIAYFAGNPKALAVLKEKPEMINNAVEELVRYFSPLTQMGRVATKDTHVCEHAIKADTRISLNWASANRDENVFETPNEVVLDRKVNPHVSFGFGTHNCLGATHARQILRILLAKLSQKVTSIAILDSKENIENLGEFNRKVGFDSLNVQFKK, from the coding sequence ATGAAAGCAAGCGAATTTCCAGATGCGTTTAAAGATGCAAGACAAAAAGAAGGTGTTGGTAAAATGAATGACCAAGATGATCCTGTAACGATGGTTTTGCGTCATAAAGAAGTACGTAAATGTGCGCATCAATGGCAAGCTTTTCAATCTGGTGGAGATGAAGTTGGACGAATTGTAATTCCGTCTGAAGTAAAAATTAGAGACACTAGGCAAATTCCTTTTGAAGTAGATCCACCGCAACATAAATCGTTTAGAGACATTTTAGATCCTTGGTTTAAAAGACCTTTAAACGAAGAATATTCATCAAAAATAACAACCATTATTGAAGAGATTATTGATGAATCTTTAAAAAGTAATGAAGTTGAAGTTGTTGCCGATTTTGCTTTAAAACTACAATCTAGAGCTTTAACATTACTATTAAACATACCGTATTCTGAAGCCAATTTATGGATTTCATGGGGAACACACGTATTTAGAAGTGATGATTCTGATTTAGATGCAGACAAAGCAAATATTTTATATGATTATATTGATAAACAAATAGATTTGGCTATAGAAACACCAAGTGAGAGTTTGTATTCTGTGCTTTTAAATTCTGAAGTTGATGGTGAAAAAATGACAAAAGAAGAAGTAAAAGGCGTATTGATTTTAACTTTTGCAGGTGGTAGAGATACTGTGATTAATGCAGTTACAAACTCTATAGCTTACTTTGCAGGGAATCCAAAAGCTTTGGCGGTTTTAAAAGAAAAACCAGAAATGATTAACAATGCCGTTGAAGAATTGGTTCGTTATTTCTCTCCATTAACTCAAATGGGAAGAGTAGCAACTAAAGATACTCACGTCTGTGAACATGCTATTAAGGCAGATACAAGAATTTCTTTAAATTGGGCATCTGCCAACAGAGATGAAAACGTTTTTGAAACCCCAAATGAAGTCGTTTTAGACCGAAAAGTAAACCCACATGTTAGTTTTGGTTTTGGAACTCATAACTGTTTAGGAGCAACGCATGCTCGTCAAATTTTAAGAATACTATTGGCGAAATTATCACAAAAAGTAACTTCAATAGCAATTCTAGATTCAAAAGAAAATATAGAAAATTTAGGAGAATTTAATAGAAAAGTAGGTTTCGATTCATTGAACGTACAATTTAAAAAATAG
- a CDS encoding 2Fe-2S iron-sulfur cluster-binding protein: MAKITFITADNESITVEGTSGSVMELAVNNNIKGIDGDCGGVCSCATCHVHVEPEFVAKTGQAEELENDMLEFDDLTNEYSRLSCQLQVSEDLDGVVFKVAK, translated from the coding sequence ATGGCAAAAATAACATTTATAACAGCAGACAACGAATCAATAACTGTTGAAGGTACTTCTGGTTCAGTAATGGAATTAGCAGTAAATAATAACATAAAAGGAATAGATGGAGATTGTGGTGGTGTTTGCTCCTGCGCTACATGTCATGTACATGTTGAACCAGAATTTGTAGCAAAAACAGGGCAAGCAGAAGAACTAGAAAATGATATGTTAGAATTTGATGATTTAACAAACGAATACAGTCGTCTTTCTTGTCAGCTTCAAGTAAGTGAAGATTTAGATGGAGTTGTTTTTAAAGTTGCAAAATAA
- a CDS encoding NAD(P)/FAD-dependent oxidoreductase: protein MLDTANQVCVVIGASHAGVNFAFNLRKEGWQGEVILFDSDPNIPYHRPPLSKSYIIDGDLNSNLLKPLESYKKDNITLKLGVKVSSINRNNRTISIENKGTQKYDKLVIATGARPFIPPISGIDSAANLFPMRTANDAIEIKKAIDSSEKKRVIIIGGGYIGLETAASLKKTGASVTVLEREERILARVTAPVMSDYFMELHQQNDVQILTNNNVSFIKTENGLNTIFCDNETSFEADIVIVGVGIRVNTELADTAGLEIEQGIKVNEFSQTNDENIYAIGDCTFHYNPHYKRYLRLESVQNAVDQSKVAAASICDKQLVYDTIPWFWSDQYDVKLQMVGLSNGYNDVIVRKEETENTSFSVWYFKDDALLAVDAINNGKAFVLGTRFIKGKQKINKTKLVDVSIPMKPTTFL from the coding sequence ATGTTAGATACAGCGAATCAAGTTTGTGTAGTTATTGGAGCAAGTCATGCAGGTGTTAATTTTGCTTTCAATTTAAGAAAAGAAGGTTGGCAAGGAGAAGTTATATTATTTGATTCAGATCCAAATATTCCATATCACAGACCTCCATTATCAAAATCTTACATCATCGATGGAGATTTAAATAGCAACCTTTTAAAACCGCTTGAAAGCTATAAAAAAGACAACATCACTTTAAAATTAGGGGTAAAAGTTTCTTCAATTAATAGAAATAACAGAACAATTTCTATTGAAAATAAAGGAACTCAAAAATATGATAAATTAGTAATAGCAACAGGTGCAAGACCATTTATTCCACCAATTTCTGGAATAGATTCTGCCGCCAATTTATTTCCTATGAGAACAGCTAATGATGCAATAGAAATAAAAAAAGCTATTGATTCATCAGAAAAAAAGCGAGTAATCATTATTGGTGGAGGTTATATTGGTCTTGAAACTGCAGCGTCATTAAAAAAGACAGGTGCATCAGTAACAGTTTTAGAGAGAGAAGAACGTATTTTAGCTAGAGTTACCGCTCCAGTTATGTCAGATTATTTTATGGAATTACATCAACAAAATGATGTTCAAATTCTTACAAATAACAATGTCTCTTTTATAAAAACTGAGAACGGTCTGAATACTATTTTTTGTGATAATGAAACTTCTTTTGAAGCAGACATTGTCATTGTCGGTGTTGGTATTAGAGTAAATACTGAACTTGCTGATACTGCTGGTTTAGAAATTGAACAAGGAATTAAAGTCAATGAATTCTCACAAACAAATGACGAGAATATTTATGCTATTGGTGATTGTACTTTTCATTACAACCCACACTACAAAAGATATCTACGTTTAGAATCTGTTCAAAATGCGGTAGATCAAAGTAAAGTTGCAGCGGCATCAATTTGCGATAAACAACTTGTTTATGACACGATTCCCTGGTTTTGGTCAGATCAATATGATGTAAAACTACAAATGGTTGGTTTATCAAATGGGTATAATGATGTGATTGTTAGAAAAGAAGAAACGGAAAACACTAGTTTTTCTGTTTGGTATTTTAAAGATGATGCATTATTAGCTGTAGATGCAATAAACAATGGAAAAGCCTTTGTTTTAGGTACAAGATTTATCAAAGGGAAACAAAAAATTAATAAAACGAAGTTGGTTGATGTTTCAATACCAATGAAACCTACAACATTTTTATAA
- a CDS encoding RagB/SusD family nutrient uptake outer membrane protein: protein MKLIKNNTLLFALVCSLFFVACDEDSFLTEVNPNAITTDTFWKSERQYNSALTTVYGALQFQSISGGELIYEMVMGDIGGTESWYRPNLFRNLTYNDGIYHVTDKWNELYVGIFRANQVIQNIQDADASLFTGNSKAEIEAQAKFLRAFFYFQLAHTYGGGVIHDKVAETKEELSKPFSTIAEINAAIILPDLEFAMNNLPQSWESNDMGRATWGAATSLLGKVHLYNKEWPTAAGLFKQVIDSKVYSLTKDISDNFQHENEFNSESIFEVNYSFDLAPGVNGGAVDDTPWQTSAESSSIASEVGSIQYGGFNTLLASYNLQEMLVYDEVDPNNSINNGNIESTRMNATIAVRFMEGKYYGLDFADVKGFGFGQSAYVKKHSNWYHLPSEPANRRSGINFRHIRYADVLLMYAEAVLGASDDYATAIEYIDMVRARAGVITLQKYMDDNGGKFPQLHVSKQVHGAHPMVQANAQTVLTHLQRVERAVELCFEGHRWKDLVRWGIVKEVFTELRADEVWRLENTDLSFDTAPLYIPGRIRPDFALSATNYNAENHNYFPIPIQELQTNPNINN, encoded by the coding sequence ATGAAATTAATAAAAAATAATACATTACTATTTGCTCTTGTATGCTCGTTATTCTTCGTAGCATGTGATGAAGATAGTTTTTTAACAGAAGTTAATCCAAATGCAATTACTACAGATACTTTCTGGAAATCTGAAAGACAATACAACAGTGCATTAACCACTGTTTATGGTGCATTACAGTTTCAAAGCATTAGTGGAGGAGAACTAATATACGAAATGGTTATGGGAGATATTGGTGGTACAGAATCTTGGTACAGACCAAATCTTTTTAGAAACTTAACCTATAACGATGGTATTTATCATGTAACGGATAAATGGAACGAACTTTATGTAGGTATCTTTAGAGCAAATCAAGTTATTCAAAATATACAAGATGCAGATGCTAGTCTTTTTACAGGTAACTCAAAAGCAGAAATTGAAGCGCAAGCAAAATTTTTAAGAGCCTTCTTTTACTTTCAATTAGCACATACTTATGGTGGAGGTGTAATTCACGATAAAGTAGCAGAAACTAAAGAAGAACTTTCTAAACCTTTTTCTACTATTGCAGAAATTAATGCCGCAATAATACTTCCAGATTTAGAATTTGCAATGAATAATTTACCACAATCATGGGAAAGTAACGATATGGGAAGAGCAACTTGGGGTGCTGCAACATCACTGTTAGGAAAGGTACATTTATACAATAAAGAGTGGCCAACAGCTGCTGGTTTATTTAAACAAGTTATAGATTCTAAAGTATATAGTTTAACCAAAGATATTTCAGACAACTTTCAGCATGAAAATGAATTTAATTCAGAATCTATTTTTGAAGTAAATTATTCTTTCGACTTAGCTCCTGGTGTAAATGGAGGTGCTGTTGATGATACTCCTTGGCAAACTAGTGCTGAATCTTCTTCAATTGCATCAGAAGTTGGATCAATACAATATGGAGGTTTTAATACTTTATTAGCTTCTTATAACTTACAAGAAATGTTGGTTTATGATGAAGTGGACCCAAATAATTCTATCAATAATGGGAACATAGAATCTACAAGAATGAATGCTACGATTGCAGTTAGATTTATGGAAGGAAAATATTATGGTTTGGATTTTGCTGATGTAAAAGGTTTTGGATTTGGACAAAGTGCTTATGTAAAAAAACACTCTAATTGGTATCATTTACCATCAGAACCTGCTAACCGCAGATCTGGTATTAATTTTAGACATATTAGATATGCAGACGTTTTATTAATGTATGCAGAAGCTGTACTTGGAGCAAGTGATGATTATGCAACAGCCATAGAGTATATAGATATGGTTAGAGCTAGAGCTGGAGTAATAACACTTCAAAAATACATGGACGATAATGGCGGTAAATTCCCACAATTACATGTTAGTAAGCAAGTACATGGAGCACACCCAATGGTACAAGCCAATGCACAAACAGTATTAACTCACCTACAACGCGTAGAACGCGCAGTAGAATTGTGTTTTGAAGGTCATAGATGGAAAGATTTAGTAAGATGGGGTATTGTAAAAGAAGTATTTACAGAGTTAAGAGCAGACGAAGTTTGGAGACTGGAAAACACTGACCTTTCATTTGATACTGCTCCATTATACATACCTGGTAGAATTAGACCCGATTTTGCGTTAAGTGCTACTAACTACAATGCGGAAAATCATAACTATTTCCCTATTCCTATACAAGAATTACAGACTAATCCGAATATAAATAACTAA